Part of the Peromyscus leucopus breed LL Stock chromosome 6, UCI_PerLeu_2.1, whole genome shotgun sequence genome, gcatcacaatTTATTGGGTACTTAGAGTGTTTCTCGCAGTCTGACCAACATCCTGTAAGATAACTGCCATGTTCAGACCTATAATTCTTTCTACTGGCTCGATTCTGGGGAATGGAAtttctgtgtgaaaatgtattttaaggcAAAGATGCAATTTTATAAAGTAACCATGGTAGCACACTATTCTGAGCTAGCAGAAGTATAGCATCACTTGGATGCTAGAATATCCTAGAAAAAATTGCCCTCACTGCCGTCCTTCTTAGTGCGCCAGGAAGGTGAACTCTCGGTAATGCATCATCTGGACTGGGTAACTGAAACCTCATGGCAATGATAATAATGTGCCAGCATTCTATCCCTTTGAAACTTTCAGCCACTCTGTAAGCAATAACATTATCTATATCTTATAGATGATGTAACTGAACCACAAAAAGCTTATATAATTTGTCTAGGCACACATCTGGGGGAGAATGCAAAGCTAGGTGGTCAGGCTCCAAAATGACTGATACAGTATAATCCTTTGCTGTACACATCACCATCATAGTGGTTGCCTATTTGGGGTGTCCATTGTGTGACAGGCATTGCACTGGTGttttgcatattttatatatgcaaatGTGTTACCTTCATAACTTTGTGAGGTGAAGGAACCTCAAGTGACTCTTTTTTTCTAGCCTCCTAGCCTGTCCAGAACACACCATGTCCTCCCTGGGCtcatcttgctttgtagacaggAATCTTAGGAGCATGTCTAGGCACCAAAAcagcctcctgctccttctcccttccttggTTAGAAGGAAAGTCAGAGACCCACAGGGCACACAGTCTCATTTCTTCCTGCCGTTCTACATCCTTCAAGTCTGTGTTAATGTCATGTTCCTGTGACATCTTCCTGACCACCCTCATTTGAAAGATAACCCTCCCAAGCACCCTGTCTCCCTTCTAAAGTTTTCTTCTCCTTCGAGACACCTGACACATACCAGTGGCTACAGTAAACGTTGAAAGCCCCTGCAGAAGTACCCTTTGTCACGACTGTGTCCCCTGGGCCCGCAGCAGTGCTGGGCATGTGGAGGAAGGTCAATAAAtagtttgggtgttttgtttttgagagagggctGACCTCAGATGtattgtgtatcccaggctggcctcagaccgaCGACAGTCCTGTGTTAGTCTCCCGAGCACCGGGGTTACGGTTGCGCATGGCCATACCCAGCTAGCCAGTACTTCCTGGGTGACATTTCACAGACTATAAAGATCTGAGGACAGAAGGAATGCTAGGGgacggctcagctggtaaaacGGTCATCGTGTAAGGACAAGGATCgaatcccagaaaccacataaaaagagagagagcgagggagggaggcagggagacagacagacgaaaaaaggaaagccagatgtggcaacACATGCaatggggagacagaagcagatccctggcttgctggccagctagcctagtctacttggagagttccaggccagtgggaggccctgtctcaagaaaagatgGATTGTGCCTAAGGACTGGCACGCAGGATTACCCTCTGGTCTCTGCacggatgcacacacacacacacacacacacacacacacacacgctcacacacagaaagaagagtCATAGCAGCACTGACTTCTGCCTTTCCTGCACCTCATTCACCATTTCATCTACAGGTATCTGAAAACCTCGTGCAGCGAGATGGTGATTTCCTGGTTCGCGACTCCCTGTCTAGTCCAGGAAACTTTGTCCTGACCTGTCAGTGGAAGAACCTCGCTCAGCACTTTAAGATCAACCGGACTGTTCTGCGGCTCAGCGAGGCCTACAGCCGTGTGCAGTACCAGTTCGAGATGGAGAGCTTTGACTCCATCCCCGGTTTGGTGCGTTGCTACGTGGGCAACCGGCGGCCCATCTCCCAGCAGAGCGGTGCCATCATCTTCCAGCCCATCAACAGGACGGTGCCCCTCTGGTGTCTGGAGGAGCGTTACGGCACCTCACCGGGCTACGGCCGGGAAGGCAGCTTTGCGGATGGAAGGCCAGATATGGCTAAGAGGCTGAGCCTCACCGCGGCTAGCATCCAGGCTCGGGAACACAGCCTGCCCCGCGGAAACCTCCTCAGGTAGGTGTGAGGGGTGCTGGGGGCCCAGCTTAGGCCAAGGAGAGTAGAGGGTGCTCCTACACTCACTGTGAGTGGACAGCTGTTACGAGATGTGCATGATTAGTTCCTAGTTAAGAGCGTGAAAAGCAGGTGGTGGAGCCGGGTGTATAATGCATGCCTATCATCTCCGGCTGAAGTGGGGAGACTGTCCCAAGTCCAAGGCCTTCCTGGTAGGTTACAGAATGAAcccccatttcaaaaaaaaaaaaaaaatagcaacaagAGGCATGGGGGCGGTGGGGGCTGAGCAGGGGAGAGGTTGCTCTGAAGGCAAGGGGGTGTTTGGAGGACACTGCAAAGAGTCAAGGGCCAGAGGAGCCCGGAGGGTTGATTGGTCAGTCTAGGACAGAGGACCTATGTAAGGGAAGGATGGGGAAGGGGGAAACCCCAGCTAATGCTGGAGGCCTTTGTGCCAGGCTAAGGGGTTACAAAAGCTTGGTTTGGTGAATAAATCCTAAACCAGAACTGGGCAGCAGTAGACATACACTGAAGAGAGAGACTGAATGAAGCAAGAAAGTCAGTTAGGGTTTCAGGAGGGGCCCAGgctggaagggagagacagagagaaaagctaggcttctggggtctttgaggtTGGGGGGAGACTGAGAAGACCACCTAGGCGACGTACCAGTGACTTTGAGGAGAGAGGTATGCCTTGGAGGAAAAGGTCATTTTATCTGAGCGGGGGCTGTGGACATGATGGTGTCAGCATCCAGCAGGGGTCAGTGTTGAGGTCTCGGACTGGTAGCTTGGAAAAGGGGTGACTTGAAGGGAACAGAGGGTTTGAAGGACTGGAGGTGTGGAGGGCTTGCCCCTGTGCGGGTGTGCCCCGGGCCTCCCAGTTGTCGCTTGGTGACCTGCCTGCCGCTCTGCCTCTAACTCAGTTGGAGGTCATCTGTGGGTGCTCCAAGCACAGCCAGGAAGATAGGTATGACAGCCACCCGCTCTGTGCCCCTGGGAATGAACAGAAACATTCAGAGACCAGGGCAGGAAAGGGCTGAGAGGAGAGCTCGAtatttgtgtagctctggcttccAGAGCCGAGAATCCTTCACAGATCCAACTGCCAGAGCAGGTGGGAGGAAAGAGGCTGAGACGCAGCCTGATTCCATACCATGCCGCAGCCCTGCCTCCACTCCTGGCTTCTGAGTTCCCGTGTAGAAGTGAACAACGTGTCCGTTCCCCTCTCTGCATTTCTGTCTGGGCCAGGGGAAAATATAAACTATAATTTCTAAAACGGCAAAACGCCTCATGGAATGCAGGACTATGCGAGTGTCATAAATTACAGCTGTGTTCCCTGGTTCATGTTAGTCAGCAGCTGACTCAGAACCTGTGGCTCCATGCTGGCTCCATGTGGCTAGCTGTGCAGCCCTGGGCGGAGACCTTCGCTTCTCTGGGAGTCCCTTTCTGCATCTGGAAGCATGGGACTGGCGAGGGTTAAATGGCGTGAGAAATGGAAAGTGTTTACTTTCAGTAAAGTGCTAACAGCGTTCCTGGGAGCTGTTATTATCTGCAGGGGGAGGCAAAAGTCAAGGCTTGGGTGTcagcagggaggcagggatggagaTCAGAGATGCTGTTCTGATTGTTCTCTGGGATGTAGAGGCTCTGCTACAGCCTCCCACGGGCGGCAGCCCCCACACTCCAGGTGGAGGGAGGGTGACCTCAGCATGACCAGTGGCCTTAATGGGCTTGTCACCCGGCCCTGCTGCCCTTTGGTGGCTTCCCCACGTCAGCTTTGGCCCGCTGCCTCCTGCTCTGATACTGGCCATGCTTCTTGGCTGGCCGCCTCAGGCCCCGGGCAAAAGGTGTGTGTTCTCGGGCAGGTTGCATTCCACCGGTCCAGCCGCTCTGGGCTCCTGGAATCTGAACGTTTGATCATTGATCATGGTGGACACGGCTCAAATATCATTCCTCAGAAGCCATTCCCTTTTGGAATTTGCCCCGTCTTGACTTACTTATCTTTGAGAGGTTTGCtggaagtttgttttgtttcccaaaGGTAGGGCAGAATGGGTTTGTGTGAGCATGGTTtatgctggggtggggtgggctggggtgggggtgggggatccgTTCCCTGCAGCCTGGCTGGTCCCTCCTCTATTGAGAGAATCCAGTCTCCTGCTGAGTGTAATTGAACAAGCTCCGATGTGAATCAGAAAGGACGGAGGAGGGAGTGACCGGAAAAGTGATTCAAGTTCCACTGGGCTCTACCTTGCCCCTGTGTGGTTGTGCCCCTGTGCGGGTGTGCCCTGGGCCTCCCAGTTGCCCTTTGGTGACCCTGCGGGTGCCCCAGGCACAGCCGGGAAGATAAGACCCCGTGGGATCTGCGGATTAtttaggggtggggaggaaggagtgcTGACATGGAGTAGCCTCCCGCTTCCTTCCAGCTGACATTGATCCATTGTGGAAAAGTCATGTTAGCTAAATAAGTCATTTCCCCAGGGAGTGAGAATCActtcaagattttttaaaagtacacattCCCATTCATCAGATTCTTCCTTGCTGACCCCAGAGGATCGTGACCCATTCATTCACCCTGTTCTGTTCAACAGGATGGAAGGGGTGAGGAGGCCTCCTAGGACTTGGCTGCCTTGGCCCTGGGGACTCAGCACACCCCGTcggttcctcctccttctcctctgtgGCCATTCCTCTACTGTTAGGGTACGCGCTGTGCTCATTCTGGAAGATTTCTTTCCTTAACTTTCCGTGACGTTGCCTAAAGAAAGTTTTTACTACTTAATGACACGTTTGTGCCTGGTCTCTGGCTTCAGGAACAAAGAGAAGAGTGGCAGCCAGCCCGCCTGCCTGGATCATGTGCAGGACAGGAGGGCCttagccctcaaagcccaccagtCGGAGACTCACCTGCCCATAGGTAGGTGTGTGGGAGTCtcagggaggggggtgggagtgtGGTCCTAGTTGCCGTCGGGGCGTCAGGCTTCTTCTGCCTGAACAAGCCCCCGGCTCTGAAGACTCCATACCTGCAGCCTGGAGGGGAGGTTAGCAGAGCTGTGTGGTTGGGGCACACCAAGCTCAATGCTTTGCCATTCCAGCATGTAAGTCCCATAACCGGCCTTCAGAGTGGGCAGCTCTCCTCATTTTGCAGTTGAAGGAACTGAGGAACTATTAAGGGAGAGGGTTGCCTAGCATTCGCATCCAGGCTTTTTACATTTCCAACCCTTTTGATAAGTGGTGGGGCATCAGGAAAGAAGAGCCCGCTCCTCAGTGCCCCCcacgcccacccccaccctgtgtaGCAGTGGCTCAGCTGGTCCTGGGGCCGCTAACAGAGCGGCTGTCCACGGACACCTCTCGGCTTCTCTGCTCTTTTCAGGACCGGGAGGGCGGTGGGGTGTAGGGCTTGGGAAAGCCATAAGCATTCAGCGTTAGTGGGGCGGTATTTCGTTTCTTCTGGATGTAGCCTTCCATGGGACCACAGAGCGATTTCCCCTAGTTCCCCTCTGTAGACGGTTTCTGTGCGGCTTACCTTGGcacgtctgtctgtctacctgcctGGCATCTCTTGCTGAGATCCACCCGGACTTTGAGAGTGACTCAGAGCCCTTCATGCTCTGTGGCTGGAGACTTCTGTTTCTGGTATTCACTGCCCAAGACATGTTTTCCTGTTCTGACTGTCCCAACCTGCTGTGACCATAAATTGGCGTTACAGCCCAGCCCCTGGGGTTGAGACTCCGGGAGTGAGGTGGAGCCTCACAGTGTCCTAGACTGCCACAGACCAGACCTGGTCTGAGAAAGTCACTGTGCTTTCTTTTGTGGCTGAGAAGGGAACCCGAGGGCGCAgagtgggagctgggagctgtcactcctgttttgttttctgttctccaGACAACTGAGCTTTCTCTGACCTTCTTTTCTCCCACACAGGCTGCAAGCTGCCCCCTCAGTCTTCAGGTATGGACACAAGCCCTTGCCCCAGCTCCCCCGTGTTCAGGACTGGCAGCGAGCCCACTCTGAGTCCGGCGCTGGTACGACGGTTCTCTTCAGACGCCAGGGCCGGGGAGGCGCTGAGGGGATCAGACAGCCAGCTGTGCCCCAAGCCACCCCCAAAGCCCTGCAAGGTGCCCTTCCTCAAGGTTCCCCCCTCTCCGTCTGCCTGGCTCAACTCAGAGGCCAACTACTGTGAACTGAACCCTCCTTTTTCTGTGGGCTGTGACGGGGGAGCCAGGCTTCCCTCACATGCTCACAGCTGCCATGAGGAGCTGCTGACAGCCAAACAGAATGGGGCCTCAGGTCCCCGGAACTCTGGTATCAACTACTTGATCCTCGACGGGGATGACCAAGCGAGACCTTGGGATCCGCTGGCAGCACAGGCGGATGAGGGCCAGGAGGACAAGACCACGTTTGTGCCACCTCTCATGGAAACCGTGTCGTCATTCAGACCCAATGACTTCGAGTCCAAGCTCCTTCCTCCAGAGAACAAGCCCTTGGAGACGGCCATGCTGAAGCATGCAAAAGAACTGTTCACCAACAACGATGCCAGGGTCATCGCACAGCACATGCTGAGCGTGGACTGCAAGGTCAGTGTCGTGTGGCTGGGCCCTTCCCACAGCATAAGGCTTGTAAGGAGGTCTGCCTGGCTGCACTCTGCCTTGCCAAGTAGACACCTTTGTCATAGGGAAAAGCCAGAGGAAAATGCAGGTGTGGAGATTTACTTACAGGGTGGGAACCACCATCAGAACAACCTTTGCCCATCAGGAAACTGGTAAACTTCACCTTGGGCAGAGGGAGGGCAGGCCTGCCCCTGAACCCAACTGCTGGTGACAAGAGCTTCTGTGaatcatcctcctcctccccctcctcctcctcctcctcctcctcctcctcctcctcctcctctctggtgCTCAGTTAGGAATTCCCCTCAGGCCTGTCAGAACTGAACTGCTGAGGGTGAGGGAGTTTAGCTGAAAGCCTGGTTTCGGGAGTTGCGGGGCCCTGGCTATTTTATGCTGTTATGCATTATACTTACCTATGtgccatatttattttattactgatACAATCTCTAGGATGATCATCTTCaactagatctttttttttttgttattttttgtctttttacaaGAATTGTTGAAGTTAGAAAAATTGTAAGATGAATattagaagaaaagataaaatcatACAAAATCCAGTTTCctgggcctgagagatggctcagcaggtatacGTGCTGACTGCCAAGACACGACCTGAataatccccagaatccacatgggtGAGAGAGAGTACCGACTCCTAcaaggtgacctctgacctctacacaagtcatcacacacacacacacacacacacacacacacacacacacacacacacagagagagagagagagagagagagagagagagagagagagagagagagagagagaataaataaatgtaataaaaatctcaaaactcaggctggagagatggatcagaagACCCTAATttgatccccagcccccacatggcactCATAACCCtatgtaactccaggtccaggaggtctcactccctcttctggtgtctgtgggcaccagccacacatgtatcgtacagacacacatgcaggcaaaacacccatacacataaaatacaataaaaaactAAACAGTTCAGTTTCCTAATGGTCACCACTGACAACACTTGGTATGTGGAATACCAGGCCCCTTAGATTTGTAAATAACACTTGTTTATCACACACAGATACAGTTTCAAGCCTGTGACTGTCATTCCATATCTACacatttcatcttcattttttttatagggGCAGTGACCTGTGTTCATAAGCTCTTAGTAGATCTTAGACAAGGGGCATCTTGGGCTTAACTCACCTTCTCAGTATACAGTAGTTAATCATTGGGCATTTGAATGACAGATAAGGCCTCAGTGAAATCTGAAGTCCCATTTCATTCAGCTCAGAGAAGGCCATGAGTTTCAAAGGTTAGGATTGGTTCAAGAGCTGGATTTTCCTTCCCGTGTCAGGAATCTTAGCTGGATATCTAATCTAGCAATTCCCCCAGGGAGTTCTGGAGCTGATACAGGACTCCCAAAATAACCTCAAGAACCACTAAATACCTGCTGGCTATTCTGGGTAGAAAAAGCCCTTTTCTTGAATCCAGGGCTGGAAGGGTAACTAGTTGACTTGTGTAAGTCAGCACTCACAGTTGAGGGGGTTGTCCATGCTGGTAGACAAAGAAGGGGTGTCCCAGCTAAGCAGGCCCCAAGGGGAGAGCCGAGAAACAGGACTGCTGTGAAAGAACAGCGCTTGTGGACTCGGTTGGCTGGACATCCTCAGACAGAACACACAGGTGGGCGGATAATATtaaatccttgccttcctgtcCTGCGGCAAGAGGATGGAGAATTTCCGTCTCAGCAAGTCAGTCATGCTGGGCCCTGGGTCCGAGTGTTCAGCACCATGCCCGTAGGCCCGAGGAGAGAGATTCACACCTAGTGTGAGCCTGCCTGCCCACCCCTGACCCCTAGGAGGAAGCTCCTTGTGCACACAGGGGTCTGTATTTACAGAACAGCTCCTTTTCTGGGGGCAGTGAGCCCTTGGGTGTCGAGGAGGGCTTGAATGtctaggaggaggaaaaggggagatgCCTGCTCACTCTTCACAGGTCTGGAACCTTCCCACTGCTTTTGACGGGCTTGAAAGGAGAGCCCAAGTCTGCCGTCACCTGACAGGCATGCaggcctccctctcccaccctgtGCATTTTGTCCTCCTGATGGGCCCCCTCCCATGTCTgtcttctggaagatcagctCCCTGGGAGTCCCCAGCAAGCAAGGAGAAAGCAGCCTAGACCGCTCACCCTAGCCACCCAGGCAAGGCTGGCTGTGTTCAGCCCTCCGCTTATTTCCCTCCACCACCCATTCCTAGCTTTTTTCCCAGAACTACCAGGCACAGCCAGTGTTTCCAACAGGAAAATTGTTTCCCACCCCCAAATGTAGCAGCGATGGGATGGGGCCACCCAGGAGCCAAAAGCAGGCCTAGAGCAGCATCTGGGTCCCATGTGCCCGTCCCCACCCCAGCACGTAGTTCAGGCACAGCTGCTTCTTACGGGCATCAGGACAGTGGGTGGCTCTGAGTACACTGGAAGCTGGAGCCCATCAGGGTCCAGCATCCCCAACTCCCGGGCCCCTCCCACCCACTGACGGGCACGGCTTGTTCCTCACCCACCCTGGTGGGGCACAGCTACCCCTCCACCTCCGGTCCTTCAGTGTTGGAGTGAAATCCAGTAGTCAAAAGCTTGGCCTTTCGGGATGAGTCCAAACCCCACCACTGCCCATTAGCTGCATGGCCCTCATCCTCTCTCCATCTGTGGGATGGAGTATCACTACCCACGTGGCCAGTGAGGAAGCCCAGGCACGTTGCCTGGCCAGAGCAAGCACTAGGTGTTGGTCACTGTTACAGATTCAGCCTCGACTCGGCAACTGCTGTCACCTCGACCCTGGACTTCTGTCTGGTGGGAACGGGTTAAGAGAGACAGGGATACAAGAACCTGGTCCACAGCAGGGCTGGGAAATGCTCCGTGCAGGAGGGGTCGACTTCCTAGGCAAGAGCTTGCAGCTAGAGATTAGGGCAGCTGAATGAGTTGACAAGGCTCAAGAGTTGGCAAGGTGAATGCAGAAAGTGTCTGGCGGGTGCCTAGGCGGCACATGCGCCAGGATTTCTGTCAAAAGCCGTGGGGGGAGAGGTTGGTCTAAACAGGATTCATTTCTGGattaaagaggaggaggatggtgggtTGGGAAGGGCCTGATTGCCTTTGTAAGTTTCTTCTGCTGGGCTCATACAGGATCTTGCTGTTATAGCGCCTTTTCCCATCACGTTAGGGAAACGAAGCCATGAGTCTGTGGGTGCGGGTCTGAGTCCTCTGTGCTGTGGATAGCAGAGCCAGCACAGCCAGTGACTGGGCCTGGCAATCGGACTGCAGTTTAGGCCTCGTGGTAACCGAGAAGAAGGCCAGGCCAGGGACCCCCCCAGGGCTCCTGCCCACTGCAGTGGCCGTGAAGTGGGGTGTGGAGGGATGGGTCCAGAGGCTTCACAGAGTGATGGCAAGTGAGACCTGGAGGGTAGAAGGAGGGCATGTATGCCACCCTGCCCTGCCAAGGTAGGGGCAGCCCACAGTCAACACTGCCTCCCCCCTCCTCTATAGTCCCCAGAGGACTCAGGCCCCAAGTGTGGGCTCCACATCCCTTAGTCCTCTAGCTTGGCCCTGGAAAGTACATGCAGTCCAGGAAAGGGATCTGATGATGGCTGACTTACACTTAAGTCAGAATGGAGGCTTCTTGCTTTCAGAACGGAGCCCCCAGAATGCCAACTAGTGCTTCCAGAAGAAAACGGTCAGTGGTGAGCCCTTCGGTCTTATTGTGTAGAAGGTGTGGGTTACAGTGTACCCCAAAGGTACAGGGCTTAGAATCTCTGGCAGGATGATGATCTAAACTCATGAAAGGCCATCATATGGAATGCCTTGCCGTGGTCAAGGTGGAACTCTCTTTCCTGAGATCTGGACAGAATTAGCCCTTTCCACGTGGCCAATGATTCACAGCTTGTATTTTCAAATAGTCATGTGAATCCTTGGCAAAGCCCTTGAGGAAGGCGAATTGAAACTGCAGTGGTGAGCCGAGATTGAAGCCTGAAAACTGTCCTGGGCATCACCACTAGACAGCCAGGTCCTCAAGCTGatccccacccccagggctgACGACAGTTGCCTTGCTCGGCTGCAGAAGCTTAAGGCCAGGTTTCACATTGCTGAACATgcagacatttgtgtgtgtgggggcatatTATAAAGATCTTTGCACTGCTTGCATTCCTGGAGCGATTATGGCAGAGGACAGCCCACCAGATAAAACACAGGAACCATCGTGTGGCAGCGACATGTCCAGACTTGGTTAGACCCACTGGCCCCCAGGGTCCCACTGCAGTGTGTCAGTGAGCTACATGGCCCCAGTTTAGAGACATGCTGAGTCCACCGTCCTCCTTCAGGCGTGATGTGTACCAACTAGAAATGGTCAGGTCTAATACCCAATTCCATTAAACTGCGATTAGACACATGAGAAACGAGGTGGTTAAAAGAACACACTATAAGAGACTCAAAGGACAGATTTAatcaatgaatgaaaaagaaaaggattggGT contains:
- the Bcar3 gene encoding breast cancer anti-estrogen resistance protein 3 isoform X2, whose amino-acid sequence is MPKECNAFHALSAALCCFYHRKSFLGVKFSKERHIMDRTPERLKKELEEELLLSSEDLRSHAWYHGRIPRQVSENLVQRDGDFLVRDSLSSPGNFVLTCQWKNLAQHFKINRTVLRLSEAYSRVQYQFEMESFDSIPGLVRCYVGNRRPISQQSGAIIFQPINRTVPLWCLEERYGTSPGYGREGSFADGRPDMAKRLSLTAASIQAREHSLPRGNLLRNKEKSGSQPACLDHVQDRRALALKAHQSETHLPIGCKLPPQSSGMDTSPCPSSPVFRTGSEPTLSPALVRRFSSDARAGEALRGSDSQLCPKPPPKPCKVPFLKVPPSPSAWLNSEANYCELNPPFSVGCDGGARLPSHAHSCHEELLTAKQNGASGPRNSGINYLILDGDDQARPWDPLAAQADEGQEDKTTFVPPLMETVSSFRPNDFESKLLPPENKPLETAMLKHAKELFTNNDARVIAQHMLSVDCKVARILEVSEDMKRSMGVSSGLELITLPHGRQLRLDIIERHNTMAIGIAVDILGCTGTLENRAGTLNKIIQVAVELKDAMGDLYSFSAIMKALEMPQITRLEKTWTALRHHYTQTAILYEKQLKPFSKVLHEGKESASVSPSSVSVPLLMPLVTLMERQAVTFEGTDMWEKNDESCEIMLNHLATARLMAEASESYRMNAERILADFQPDEEMSEILKTEFQMRLLWGSKGAEVNQTERYEKFNQILTALSRKLEPPSAKQAEL